ACAGATCATATAGATTCTCTTGATCGTTTACGTCAAGGTGTTGGTTTACGTGGATATGGACAATTAAATCCACTCATCGAATATCAAAGCGAAGCATTTGCGAACTTTCAAAAGATGATTGCAGATGTTGAATATGACACAACACGTACATTTATGAAAGCTGAAATTCGTCAGAATTTACGTTCTTAATATACAAATAAAAGCGAACTTTGTTCGTTTTTATTTTGAAAGGAATTAATATGGAAATTATCGATGCCAAGCATGCCGTTAGTGATATGCAGGAGAATATCGAACGTTTTCGCGGAACGCTCGATATGGAAGCACTTACGGAAGAAATTGCTGATTATGAAAATCGTATGACGGAACCTGATTTTTGGAGCGACAATGAAAAAGCGCAAAAGGTTATTGAAGAAAATAATGTTTTAAAAAATCGTCGTGATTCATTTTTGAATTTAACAAATCAAGTTGAAGAATTAGAACTATTAATAGAAATGGCTGTGGAAGATCCTGAGGATGAGGATACGCTAGGTGAACTTGAAGCAGGGGTTGCCAAGGCGCAAAAAGATATTGATGCTTATAATTTAGAGCAACTATTAACTGAGCCGTATGATGCAAATAATGCCATTTTGGAAATTCATCCAGGATCTGGCGGTACTGAGTCGACAGACTGGGGAGCTAACCTATATCGTATGTACACGCGTTGGGCACAACAACATGATTTTCAAATTGAAACTTTAGATTATCATGCAGGCGATGAAGCGGGTATTGATAGTGCAACGATTAAAGTAACTGGACATAATGCCTATGGCTTTTTACGAAGTGAAAAAGGAGTGCACCGTTTCGTAAGAATTTCTCCTTTTGATAGCGCTGGTCGACGTCATACGAGTTTCGTATCAGTTGATGTAATGCCTGAGCTAGATGATTCAATTGAGGTTGAGGTACGTGATGATGATGTTAAAATGGATGTGTTCCGTTCTGGTGGCGCCGGTGGACAAAATGTCAACAAAGTTTCAACAGGTGTTCGTTTAACGCATGAACCGACAGGGATTGTTGTTTCATCAACTGTAGAGCGTACTCAGTATGGTAACCGTGATTATGCCATGCGTTTGTTAAAAAGTAAGTTATACCAGTTGGAATTAGAGAAAAAAGAAGCTGAGCGTGCGGCGCTGACCGGTGAAAAAATGGAAAATGGTTGGGGATCACAGATTCGCTCTTACGTTTTGCATCCCTATCAAATGGTTAAGGATCATCGAACAAATTATGAAACTAACCAACCACAAGCAGTGCTGGATGGCGATTTAGATCCTTTTATCAATGCGTACTTGCAGTGGCAGTTATCGCTTAAAAATCCTAATTAATAATTAGTCGAAACATTACTGTTTCGACTTTTTAAATTTTATAAGTATAAATAGACTAAACAAAAAAATTTCCTAATAAATGTTTAATAGGTTATAATATAAGTCAATATAAGACGTAGGCAGCCTAATTTTAAGGAGGCAAACATGGATAATAATTATACACCAAGTGCGCAGAATGTATTGGTTTTGGCACAGGAACAAGCAAAGTATTTTAAGCACCAAGCTGTGGGAACAGAGCATCTTTTACTCGCCCTAGCAATAGAAAAAGAAGGCATCGCTAGCAAGATATTAGGTCAATTTAATGTTATGGACGATGATATTCGTGAGGAAATTGAACACTTTACAGGATATGGTATTACTAGTCGTTATGATAAAAACATCTATTTACCTTATTCACCAAAAGCGGCAGATATTTTACATCAAGCGAATGGAGAATTGCGTGCTCTAGCACAATCAAAAGTTGGAACAGAGCACATTTTGTTAGCTTTATTACAGGATGAAAGCATACTATCTTCACGAATTTTACTAGCATTAGACGTTAATTTACAAGATATGCGCCGTGCAATTCTTCGGAAATTAGGCATTACTGATGTGCGAAAGCAAATGAAGCAACAGGAGAAGCAGCAAGCATCAGCAGGAACACCTACTTTAGATGGATTGGCACGTGATTTGACTCAAATGGCGCGAGACAACAAAATTGATCCAGTAATTGGTCGCCCAAAAGAGGTCCGTCGCGTTATACAAATACTATCCAGACGAACAAAGAATAATCCTGTATTGATTGGAGAACCTGGCGTTGGAAAAACTGCCATTGCTGAAGGATTGGCACAAAAAATCGTAGATGGTGAAGTGCCTGAAAATTTAGCCAAGAAACGGTTGATGGCATTGGACATGGGATCACTGGTTGCAGGAACAAAATACCGTGGAGAATTTGAAGACCGATTAAAAAAAATCATTGAAGAAATTTACAATGATGGTGAAGTTATTCTATTTATCGATGAGTTGCATACATTGATTGGTGCAGGTGGCGCTGAGGGCGCTATTGATGCATCGAATATTTTAAAGCCAGCATTAGCACGTGGTGAATTGCAAACGTTGGGTGCTACAACATTTGATGAGTATCAAAAATATGTCGAATCCGATGCAGCTTTGGAACGCCGCTTTGCATCAGTAACAGTTGATGAACCAACTCAAGATGATGCTATTGCTATTTTGAAAGGAATTCGTTCTCATTTTGAGCAACATCATCAAGTTCAAATTGATGATGCAGCTATTGAAGCGGCTGTGAAACTTTCGGCTCGCTATATTTCGGATAGATTTTTGCCTGATAAAGCCATTGATTTGATGGATGAAGCTGGAGCAAAAGTACGTATTGATGCCACTGGGAAAGCGACACCAATATCGAAAGCCAAGCTTCGTTTTGCAGAAGTTCAAGCGGAAAAAGAAACTGCTATTACGTCATTGAATTTTGAAAAGGCAGCCCAGTTGCGCACTGAAGAAATGAAATTAAAGCAGAAACTGGCAAAGTCAGAAGCAAAAGATACTCAAAAAGAAAATGCTGAACGATATTCGCTTCATGTTACAGAAGAAGATATTGCTGAGGTCATTTCACAACAAACTGGTGTCCCTGTTACGCAAATGGAAAAGAATGAGCAACAACGATTGGTCAATTTGGAGTCAGTTTTAGGCCGCCGTGTTATTGGACAAAAGACAGCTATATCCGCAGTGGCTAGAGCAATTCGTCGTGCTCGTTCTGGATTAAAAGACCCTAGTCGCCCGATTGGTACATTTATGTTTTTGGGACCAACTGGTGTTGGAAAAACTGAACTAGCTAAAGCGTTGGCTGAAGCAATATTTGGCAGCGAAGATAACTTGATTCGAATCGACATGTCAGAGTACCAGGAACGTTGGTCATCTAGTCGTTTGATTGGTTCGGCACCTGGATATGTTGGTTACGACGAAGGTGGCCAATTAACAGAGCAGGTTCGTAATCATCCGTATTCTGTTGTCTTATTGGATGAAGCAGAAAAAGCACATCAAGACATCTTTAATTTAATGTTACAGGTGTTTGACGATGGTTATTTAACAGATTCAAAAGGACGAAAGGTTGATTTCAAAAACACAATCATCATTATGACTTCTAATCTTGGTGCAACACGATTACGTGATGAAAAATCGGTAGGGTTTGGTGCGGTTGATTTGAAGGACGATCACGAAGCAGTAGCTGCAAAAATACGTGAAACCTTAAAAGAAACTTTCCGACCAGAATTTATTAACCGACTAGATGAAGCTATCGTGTTTGAAAGTTTGACGAAGCCTGAATTGCATGAAATTGTAAAGCTAATGAGTCGTTCAGTTCTACAACGTGTCGCTGAGCAAGGTATCAGTGTTAAGATAACGCCAGCAGCAATTGACGTAGTAGCTTCAGCGGGATTTGATCCCGAATATGGTGCGCGTCCAATTAGACGTGCACTCCAAACTAAAATTGAAGATGCATTAAGTGAAGAATTACTTCGAGGTAATATCACAACTGATGACGCGGTAACAATTGGTGCCAAAAATGGTGAAATCAGAATTAGTACAAAGCCATTAAAAAAAGATACGACAAAAGCATAAGTTTTCAAAGTAAAAATAATATGTAAAGATTAGTGATTACCCAACCACCGCTTAAAAACGGTACAAAGGGTAATCTTTTTTGTTGTGAGTATAATAGATAGAATAAAGCCAGACAACAACCGATGAGTAAAGTACAGGAAAAAATAACAGGCGTGGTTGATAGTATTAAACTTAAGAGTACCGGTATATCACCACTGCCTAATGTGTGCCGATGTTTTACGAGAATTATAGATAGAATTAAAATGAGAACTGTTAAACATAGATGTTCGGCATCATGATGAAGTACAAGTAGATAGCCTATCCAAGGGAATAAAATATTCGCGTGTATGCTTTGTTTCGAACAGTCTTCTAACGATAAAAATAATAAGAAGACACCTGTAATCCAAGTTACAGGTGTACCCCATAAGAATGTGCCAATTAGTATGTAAAACAATTCGAAAATAGCATAATAGCGACCAAAAGAAGTATGGCAATAGCGACACTTATTGCGTAGAATACATGCCGAAACAACGGGTATAGTATCAAACCAAGCCAAATTATGGCCGCAATAGAAACAAAAAGAGCGTTGTATTTTCAAAGAGACACTGTTGGACAACCGATCCGCAGTACATATAGTAGATGAGACGATAATGCTATTGAACAAAAAGATAAATATATTTTCCATAACTTA
The Leuconostoc suionicum genome window above contains:
- the prfB gene encoding peptide chain release factor 2; this translates as MEIIDAKHAVSDMQENIERFRGTLDMEALTEEIADYENRMTEPDFWSDNEKAQKVIEENNVLKNRRDSFLNLTNQVEELELLIEMAVEDPEDEDTLGELEAGVAKAQKDIDAYNLEQLLTEPYDANNAILEIHPGSGGTESTDWGANLYRMYTRWAQQHDFQIETLDYHAGDEAGIDSATIKVTGHNAYGFLRSEKGVHRFVRISPFDSAGRRHTSFVSVDVMPELDDSIEVEVRDDDVKMDVFRSGGAGGQNVNKVSTGVRLTHEPTGIVVSSTVERTQYGNRDYAMRLLKSKLYQLELEKKEAERAALTGEKMENGWGSQIRSYVLHPYQMVKDHRTNYETNQPQAVLDGDLDPFINAYLQWQLSLKNPN
- a CDS encoding ATP-dependent Clp protease ATP-binding subunit, coding for MDNNYTPSAQNVLVLAQEQAKYFKHQAVGTEHLLLALAIEKEGIASKILGQFNVMDDDIREEIEHFTGYGITSRYDKNIYLPYSPKAADILHQANGELRALAQSKVGTEHILLALLQDESILSSRILLALDVNLQDMRRAILRKLGITDVRKQMKQQEKQQASAGTPTLDGLARDLTQMARDNKIDPVIGRPKEVRRVIQILSRRTKNNPVLIGEPGVGKTAIAEGLAQKIVDGEVPENLAKKRLMALDMGSLVAGTKYRGEFEDRLKKIIEEIYNDGEVILFIDELHTLIGAGGAEGAIDASNILKPALARGELQTLGATTFDEYQKYVESDAALERRFASVTVDEPTQDDAIAILKGIRSHFEQHHQVQIDDAAIEAAVKLSARYISDRFLPDKAIDLMDEAGAKVRIDATGKATPISKAKLRFAEVQAEKETAITSLNFEKAAQLRTEEMKLKQKLAKSEAKDTQKENAERYSLHVTEEDIAEVISQQTGVPVTQMEKNEQQRLVNLESVLGRRVIGQKTAISAVARAIRRARSGLKDPSRPIGTFMFLGPTGVGKTELAKALAEAIFGSEDNLIRIDMSEYQERWSSSRLIGSAPGYVGYDEGGQLTEQVRNHPYSVVLLDEAEKAHQDIFNLMLQVFDDGYLTDSKGRKVDFKNTIIIMTSNLGATRLRDEKSVGFGAVDLKDDHEAVAAKIRETLKETFRPEFINRLDEAIVFESLTKPELHEIVKLMSRSVLQRVAEQGISVKITPAAIDVVASAGFDPEYGARPIRRALQTKIEDALSEELLRGNITTDDAVTIGAKNGEIRISTKPLKKDTTKA
- a CDS encoding prepilin peptidase translates to MENIFIFLFNSIIVSSTICTADRLSNSVSLKIQRSFCFYCGHNLAWFDTIPVVSACILRNKCRYCHTSFGRYYAIFELFYILIGTFLWGTPVTWITGVFLLFLSLEDCSKQSIHANILFPWIGYLLVLHHDAEHLCLTVLILILSIILVKHRHTLGSGDIPVLLSLILSTTPVIFSCTLLIGCCLALFYLLYSQQKRLPFVPFLSGGWVITNLYILFLL